A stretch of DNA from Cellulomonas fengjieae:
CCGTCGGCTCCGCCAACTGGGCCGGCGGCCTGGCGGCGACCCGGCACCTGCTCGGACTCGGCCATCGCAAGATCGCCGTCATCTCCGGCCCCGTCGACGTGCTGTGCAGCCGCGCCCGGATCGACGGGTACCGCACGGCGCTCGACGAGGTCGGCGTCGCTGTGGACCCGGCGCTGGTGCGGTACGGCGACTTCTTCGTCGGTGGGGGCTACAGCCACGGGCTGGACCTGCTGGACCGGCCCGACCGGCCGACGGCGATCTTCGCCGGGTCCGACTTCCAGGCCCTGGGCGTCATGCGCGCGGCGCGCGAGCTCAACCTGCGCATCCCCGAGGACCTGTCGATCGTCGGCTACGACGACCTGCCCGTCACCGAGTGGATCGGCCCCCCGCTGACCACCATCCACCAGCCCCTGCAGGAGATGGCCGCCACCGCGACCAGGATGGTGCTGGCCCTGGCGCGCGGCGAGGTCCCCGCCAACCCGCGCATCGATCTGGCCACGGAGCTCGTCATCCGCGAGAGCACCGCGCCGCCCTCCCGGCTGGCACCCCCACCCTGACGGGCTGCTCTCACCGGCTGGCCCGCCCGCCGGCCGGCCTGCGGCGGCGCCCGCTCCGGCGGTCCGCCCGCGAGATCGTGGGTTCGGGCCGAGATCGTGGGTTCGGGCCGAGATCGTGGGTTCGAACTGACGATCTCGTGCCGAACCCACGATCTCCTCGGCGTCGGGCGGCCGGCGGCGGGGCCGGCGAGGCGGCGAGGCGGCGGGGTGGCGGGGTGGCGGGGTGGCGGGGGGGGCTGCTTAGCGGCCCGTGCCGTCGACCGCCAGGGGGTCGATGGCCGCGATCTCGTCCTCGGTGAGGGCCGGGGCGCTGAGCGCGGCCACGTTGTCCTCCAGCTGGGCGACCGAGCTGGCGCCGATCAGGGCCGACGTGATGCGGTCGTCGCGCAGCACCCACGTCAGGGCCAGCTGGGCGAGTGACTGCCCGCGGTCGGCGGCGATCTCGTTCAGGGCCCGCGCGCGGGACAGGTAGGTCTCGGAGATGGCGGCGGGCGTGAGGAAGTGACCGACCGACGCGCGCGACCCCGCAGGGACCTCGCCGGACAGGTAGCGGCCGGTGAGCAGCCCCTGCGCGAGCGGGGAGAACACGATGGTGCCGATGCCCAGGTCGCCGACGACGTCCAGCAGGTTCTCGGTCTGGCCGTCGGCGACCTTCTCGATGTGCCGGTTGAACATCGAGTAGCTGGGCTGGTGGATCAGCAGCGGGGTGCCCAGGTCGGCGAGCACCTGGTGTGCGATGCGCGTCTGGGCCGGGGAGTAGTTGGAGATGCCGGCGTAGAGCGCCTTGCCGCTGGTCACCGCGGTGTGCAGCGCGCCCATCGTCTCCTCGATCGGCACGGACGGGTCCGGGCGGTGCGAGTAGAAGACGTCCACGTAGTCCACGCCGATGCGCGCCAGGGACTGGTCCAGCGAGGACAGCAGGTACTTGCGCGAGCCGCCGTCGCCGTACGGGCCGGGCCACATGTCGTAGCCCGCCTTGGAGGAGATGACCAGCTCGTCGCGGTACGGGCGCAGGTCGGACGCCAGGATCCGGCCGAAGTTCTCCTCGGCGGAGCCGTACGGCGGGCCGTAGTTGTTGGCCAGGTCGATGTGCGTGATGCCGAGGTCGAACGCCCGCCGCAGCACCGCGCGCTGGGTCTCCAGCGGCGTGGTGTCCCCGAAGTTGTGCCACAGGCCCAGCGACAGCGCGGGCAGGTCCAGCCCGCTGCGGCCGGTCCGGCGGTAGGTCATGGAGTCGTAGCGGGTGGCGTCGGCCACGAAAGGCTCAGGGAACGGCATGAGAGAACGCTATCCGTAGGATCGGCGCGTGCTGCACGTCGCGTTCTTCGAGCCCCGCATCCCCGGCAACACCGGTAGCGCCATCCGGCTGGCGGCCGGGACCGGTTCCACCCTGCACCTCGTGGAGCCCCTGGGCTTCGACCTGTCGGAGGCCAAGCTGCGCCGCGCGGGGCTGGACTACCACGACCTCGCGCACGTCGTGGTGCACCCGTCGCTGGAGGACCTGCTGGCCGCGGTCCCGGGACGGGTCTTCGCCTTCACCACCCACGCGACGCAGCACCACACCGACCTCGCCTACCGCGCGGACGACGTGCTCCTGTTCGGGCCCGAGCCCACCGGGCTGCCCGAGGCGGTCCTCGAGCACCCCCGCATCACGGCCCAGGTGCGCATCCCCATGCTGCCCGGACGCCGGTCGATGAACCTCTCGAACGCCGCAGCCGTCGCCACGTACGAGGCGTGGCGACAGCTGGGCTTCGAGGGCGGCGTCTAGCCGAGGCGCCACCGCTGCGCGGCGGAGCCGTTGCAGTCCCAGATCTGGACCTGCGTGCCCGCGGCGGTCGACGCCGCGGGGTTGTCGAGGCACCGGTTCGAGGCCGGGTTGTAGTAGCCGCCGTCCCGCGGGATCCAGACCTGGGCGCCCGTGCTGTTGCAGTCGTAGAGCTGGACCTTGGTGCCGTTGGCGGTGCCGCCGCCCGCGACGTCCAGGCACTTGCCCTGGACGCGCAGCGTGGTGCCGGCCTCCACGAAGGTCCACCGCTGGGCGACCGTGCCGTTGCAGCCCCAGATCTGGACCTTGTTGCCGTTGGCGGTGGACTGGGCGTTGTTGTCCAGGCACATGCCGTTGGCGTTGACCAGCGCGCCGCCGCTGCCCGTGGGCGGCGGGGTCGTCGTGCCACCGCCGGTGAACGGCTGGATGATCAGGCCCGCCGCGGTCGGCGAGCCGTCGTGCACGAGGGACTCGAAGGCGCCGACGTCGTCGAACGCGAACGCGTAGGCCTTGCCGTCCGCCATGTTGGCGTGCACGACGCGCGCGTACTGGTTGGTGGGGTTGCTCCGGTAGAACGCCGAGGCGTCGGTGCTGGGCTGGGTGTCGACCGTCCCGAGGGTGCCGCGGTTCAGGGCCGCGCACAGGGTGCGGGCGATGGGGCCGACGACGAGGTCGTTGGGGGCGTGCAGCGCGCCGTCGCAGCCCCACACGTCCGCGCTGCTGGGCCGGTTGAACGAGGCCA
This window harbors:
- a CDS encoding LacI family DNA-binding transcriptional regulator, producing the protein MTTTSADGAAPPDDHVAVPEGSGSTATIALIAAEAGVSVPTVSKVLNGRTDVAAVTRARVEAVIDRHQYRRRRGRAQAGPGLLDLVVHELDAGWAVQIIKGVESVAGPERMGVVLSELGGAHRPRQEWLDDVLARRPRGVILVLSDLDPAQRRQLETRSIPFVVVDTAGEQPAGVPTVGSANWAGGLAATRHLLGLGHRKIAVISGPVDVLCSRARIDGYRTALDEVGVAVDPALVRYGDFFVGGGYSHGLDLLDRPDRPTAIFAGSDFQALGVMRAARELNLRIPEDLSIVGYDDLPVTEWIGPPLTTIHQPLQEMAATATRMVLALARGEVPANPRIDLATELVIRESTAPPSRLAPPP
- a CDS encoding tRNA (cytidine(34)-2'-O)-methyltransferase; protein product: MLHVAFFEPRIPGNTGSAIRLAAGTGSTLHLVEPLGFDLSEAKLRRAGLDYHDLAHVVVHPSLEDLLAAVPGRVFAFTTHATQHHTDLAYRADDVLLFGPEPTGLPEAVLEHPRITAQVRIPMLPGRRSMNLSNAAAVATYEAWRQLGFEGGV
- the mgrA gene encoding L-glyceraldehyde 3-phosphate reductase — protein: MPFPEPFVADATRYDSMTYRRTGRSGLDLPALSLGLWHNFGDTTPLETQRAVLRRAFDLGITHIDLANNYGPPYGSAEENFGRILASDLRPYRDELVISSKAGYDMWPGPYGDGGSRKYLLSSLDQSLARIGVDYVDVFYSHRPDPSVPIEETMGALHTAVTSGKALYAGISNYSPAQTRIAHQVLADLGTPLLIHQPSYSMFNRHIEKVADGQTENLLDVVGDLGIGTIVFSPLAQGLLTGRYLSGEVPAGSRASVGHFLTPAAISETYLSRARALNEIAADRGQSLAQLALTWVLRDDRITSALIGASSVAQLEDNVAALSAPALTEDEIAAIDPLAVDGTGR